Part of the Nymphalis io chromosome 8, ilAglIoxx1.1, whole genome shotgun sequence genome, aataaaataaatgaaatacaaaaacaaaaatgcaCTTCCAGTTGCAGCATAACACTTCTTTACTGATTATAATTATGTCATTCATTCGCGTGTCACAATTGTCACATCTCTCTCGTTAATATACTTTGTCATCCataccgaaataaaaaaaatacaaaattttaaaaatgtaatattacgtAATTAATAACACATGCACATACATTATAAcgacatttttaacattaaatatagcaAAATTGTACATTAGGATTTAAAGacttcgatattaaaaaaaatattttacatattttggcACGTGAACACTTGAAGTAATTGCAGATAtactaaaagaaataaaaatataaacaacaaatcCTTTCTTTACCCACCATTTGAGtgaaaatgtatatgtaattttaaactatgttaatgaattaattttcagtaaacaaaaataatgtgaCTAGAAATGAGAAACCTACTCGGTAATGAAACAAAATTGAACCCTGGGTAGTATATAAAATCTCTTGAGTTTAATTCCACAAcacgatatttaatttatgtactcTTACTTGCGTGCTCGCTTCTGTTGACTATATTACGATAACTTTACAATAGATTAGATTTACGTATGCTTTTTAAACATAGGAATAAACAGTgacttcaattatttaataaaaaacagtaattGAGGCTACTCTGTTTTCTTTGATTAAACACGATTGAGTAAGCTCGGTAAAATAATCTCATTTAATATTACCTTGATCTCATTTTATATTTCGTGATAATCACAAATTCTCTTAATAATGTTCCACAAGGAGCATgatgaacaaaatattttcacaatttttGAGGTATTTTATTCCAGTACTTATTTTGACCCACTGTCTCATTCGTTCACTCTGTGTGTACATATCATACAAAAGCATTCATTACATATGTATCTCACATATTGTTGGTGATCATCGCCATTAAATCTTCTATGATTATATCGGAAGAAATATAACTGAGTTTTTTGACTTTCCATTGAATGCGTCAAACATTATCAACAGCATGTCCTATTGCTGGAATTGGGCGAAGGCCTACTCTAATTTTATGGAAAAGGTAGCTTATTACACGAAGCTGCTCTAGTGTaggttaattaatatatttgcattcaatttttaacaaaaatgatataaaacgaATGTATATACGACATActaaattgtataaatgtaaatataacaaaatcataAAGATCATGAACCATACACAATATTAGTACTCGTATAACTTGTATTGGCAATTTTAAGGTCTGAAGGGGGTAAGCCTCAATCAATGTCAATTTTGTCACCGTCAAAGCTTCTTACTGTAAAAGTATCAATACCTAATTGAATGTGATCGTGATGAAGGGTCCTTTTCAAATCGACTGTCATCAAAGCTGTTAGAATGATTGCGATTGATGCGATCCAGTTTGTATGACAAATGACAATAATTAACCAGAGTCATGTTACGATTTCGAGAtagttaaaatttcattaagtaTTAATCTTATTGATCAAAACCGGTCATCGATATAGGCGGCTTGTAAGACCCCTTAATCGTCCTTGCAGACGACAGACgagatatattattgaaaagatGTTACTTGTGCGAAATGAATGCTCATTATTTCGCCATTATCACGTATACGATGTGTTTAAGATTGTGTATATCAATGCTGTATAGATACATACGTCTAACACTATTCAACAAATCTCGCACAATCTGTATTCCTAtacttcttattaaataaatgaatgaatattgACAATCATGAACCATTACAGCAAATGAATACAACACATTTTATTGCAGTAATATTTTTGGCTTAAATCTTTCGAACCGTTACTCAcgttaaacttaatttaatcttgAAGTGACAATTCAGTAGTTCTTGTTATAACcggcttgaataaagtatataatgattTGAATTTGTCAGCATCATCCCCGTCCAAATTAATTGTTTGCCTccttacattaattaaaaaagatctAAGTGAGCGTTTTTACTCCATCAGatcaataaacttttaaaatatcaattcacCTAacgtttatctatataatatgcatgcaagattaaaacattaataaaaataaatatttaaaaagtaattatccGTACAAATCGTATTTACATGAATCAAAACCGTCAACAATTATAACACTACCGAATCGaaagatgtaaaaatattaaaaaaaaaaaaaaaaaactgtttgactattaaaaaaacgaaaccATTACAGTAACATTGTacgatttcaatttattttttaatgtatgctTCATTATAACGTCATTTATATCACCCATACAAAAACTTTTACAGATTTGCCTTCTgacaatcaaattattttttataacataatgaaCGCAGCACtagcttatatttattacgttagATATTTGATGTAACTAGTAACTAACATGACCTTGTTGTGACTTAGGGTTAaagactaaatattaaaaaaaaaatttgaagtcACTGagtatttcaaatgaaattgaaGAATTTTTACCTCTCATATTTCGTAATACTCTTGTTTCTAACATCAACATGTGATTATTTCatgatttttattctatattatattaatatcaatctTTAGTTCCGTTATATCTTCATGAAACATAGCCACTTTTTTTTCGAAATAGCTTCACCTAAAGTTTAATAGCAATAGTacttttatcgaaattatttaattagaatgaATAAAAGACAAGTCACAATATCAAACCTTAAAAACAAActcttataatttatgtatcaaAACAtcaaaatggttattttttcttttccgGTTCATGAAAATTATGAACTTATGTAAATCGAAAAtgttcaaacattttttttactcaaatcgcgaaataattttctatttagttTTAAGGATCTTGCTTAATGTGTctatagatataattaatttttaactatttcaaTATTGATATGAGCAATCAATACATAatcgcataaaatattttattaaaataatattctttcgTATAAAACCACTTCCAATTTAaacacttaaatttatttaaataaaatgttaaaataatttaaaataaaacatataaatattttcatgaacCGTTCcaaacgtatttaaaaataaacggacTGCACATAAATAACAGATATCGTACACcaaaatgtatataatcgtTAACAGCGCCCGCTCCCTCGCGCGGGAGCGATCACCTActcgataataatttaatattacacctTAAATAACTATACACTCTATGACATCCCGACGGGACTGTAAAACTTATTAAACCTCAATATATTATACACGTATTAGTACGtactatacaaaaattaaaaacattatacaataatactacGATATCATAGACCTTATAAATACAAGAATCGACTTACAACTACCAAATACCAATTTGGTATGTCGCGACGAATTGCTGTATAATCGTATTTTTAGTTACAACCTTTTTCATAATACACAGTTTATTAACTAAACTTGCcgtattctattaaaaataattgcgtCTGCCTCTTTATTACATCGTATCGCCTCTGACGCGAGGACGGCACTCAGCTGTCAACTCGATGTACTTCCTACCGGTTATGTTAAAACAACGCACGTAGAGCGATTCGCTCGTCAGTCTAGGCCCGATCAAATTATCACCCCAAACACGCTAAGTATATACTCGAACCTTATATACGACAGCTAACTTTCGCCGTTATTATAAAAGGCGAATACGATTTATGAGCAAGGACTGATTATCGAGTAATCATTTATTAATCCAACcttttacattacaaaaacCACGATTTAACGaatttcgatatatttattgtttttaaaggcttacatttataataaaagtcgtCAGCTTGTTTGAGCTTTTGTCACAGGTACAGTGTAACTTTAAACAAAAATCGAATTCCGttaatatttttcgtaataaattgaatatttaggCCTAACCCTTGAATATATGAGTGtcgtaaacaaaaataaacatacgcAATCGTaggaaataataaagtatttcgaAAAcacttagtaatatttaaatttagtaatcaAAAAGCGGCGGGTTCATGAAGTGACATCGTTTCTCGTCGCTACCTcctctataatttattattacctaattataaagacaataatgtctatgataaatatttgtgcTGCTGTTCGACGACGTCGGATACGTTAATACACATTACGCTACAGTAAACATCCGAACGTACGCACGCGAAAACGTGTAAGAATATCGATTCAAAAAGATATTGGGAACCGACTCGTTCACAGTAACCATTGCTGTAATCGATAGGAAGTCAGTTACACTTACATTATTTCGCTATTATTAACTACTGTTTGGCGTCGTCGCCCCGTCCGGCCGTGACGGCGGCGGATCGACTCAGCCTTTTTTTAAGTTGCATAAAGTCTTTACCCAACTGGGATGTTCGCTCCTAGCTGCGATCACACTACCTACAAACATTTAATGACACAATACGTCGAGCTTAGGATCGTTCGGCCTTCGCTTTTCTTCGTCCTCAGATATCTGTAGCCGAATACCAAGGTTGTTCGACTTCTCATCCAGGGTTAAAGCAGAGCTCCGGTCGACTCACCGATGTAACCTAGTGACCTATATTGCTTTATTGCGTTTTCGAGTGGCAGTGGTGGTGGACGAGTGGTGCGGCGGGTCAGCGCGCGGCGACGCGGCACAGCGCTAGGCGCAGCGCAGCGGCGGCGGGCACAGCGGCGCCGCACAGGCCCGATCAGAGTCTATCCTCTTCTTCCTCCTCTTCACCCTCGTCACCGGCCTCCTCGTTCTCCTCCCGGTATCCCGGATGCTCACTGATCGCATAATAATTCCCATTGTATATGACGCCCAACTCCCTCATCGCGTCCCCTCTAATTGTCGCTTTGATTGTCCAATTGTAACAGTCATCTGATTCTGATTCTCGGTCCAGCCGTTCTACGTCCAGAATTTTGGAACTGAGTCGTTCGAGAATTATACCAATATCTTTGATGGTCAAATGTCGCTTTTGGTCGACACTAAGTTGATCGATAAGGAGGAGGAACTTTTCCGACGTGACCGCCTCGTCTTCGACTAAGGTGTTCTCGGTTTCACTCTCAGAGGAGTCTCGTTCGCCACGACGTGCCGATTCAGCGTCGAGAAATCGCACGTGACCCTTCGGTCGACCTTGAGGTGAAGCCCGTGGTTGGGAATCTTGGATGGGTGAGGTAGCAACGCTCTTATGCACAGCGATGCGCCTACCTTCCTCATGTAGTGCGCAACAATGGAAGTCACACTCGTCTGTTGGTGGACGATGAGGATGCTGAGAGTGCGCAGGAGGAGCGGGTGGAGTGGCATGTGTAGGGGGCGCGGCAGCTCGGCACTCGGCCGTGTGCACGTGGTGATCGAGCGAGGAGGAAGCGCGTGAGAGTCGGGCACGCGCCGGCCCTGGCTCATCGTGATTCACGACAGTAATGTGTGGCGGTGGGGGCTGCGGCCGGTCCAAGGAGGTCTGTATAACGAGCGAGGGCCGTCGGTCCGGCTTGGCTTGCCGCGAGGGCGAGCGCGCGGCCGGCGACGCCTGCGGCCGCTGGTCCCAGTGAAGCACCACTGTGACGCGCCCCTTGTTGTCCATGATTTTCCATGAAGGTGTTTCATCGTGCAGCTCGAGAGCATGTATCGTCTCGCATACAATTTTCGGTATCGCCGATATTGCtggaattacaaatattaaatttatttaaactgtaaacataaacaaaatgaatctttttagtaaatatataacgtgttcaatattaatattggtaTGTGTGAGTTAGTGACTTATCtctatttatcaaataatagcTTTCTGACCCTCTAAGGTTTTGCTCCgtactttattattttcagttttACAATTGCTGAATTCGTTCTTACTCACCAGCCTTGATAACGTCGACACCCGTGGGATACCATCGCTCGCCTTGTCGCAAAAGCAGAAGTACGGTATTAGGTGGGAGAGTGCGCCAGTACTCGCCGTCCTCGACCTGCGTGCCGTCACTTTCTAATACCAGCCGGACTGGCTCGCTCGCTGCTACAGATAGCTTCTCTTTTCCTGGAAAGCATGCACAATATTCTATGTTTACAGCAATATTTGGTACAATCTCTTGATCCTGTCGACTGATGCTTTATTATAGATGTACAAGACAATGTTGTGTTGgtagtgtattaattaaatttataaattagatagaattatttaataaaacaactaagtataatatttattacgtgaCGTGAAAATATCGAGATATACCGATGAATATCACTTCATGACTTAATATTGAgagtaaaatacattaaacaattataactagtattttattgggtttgattttatatcataaaatatatatctcataTTACACAAATACAAAAAGATTGGAGATTGAACTCATATCGAATTAGAGAGTTTATTACAGATTAACTCATAGACAACGtacaattaaacaaatgtaGAAGAAGGAAATGTCAAATcagtaaaaaattgtaaattgtttatAGGAAAATGATTATGTCTTTTattgtagaaaatatattttagctatcattattttttacacatttaatattttcagtctttgtaagaaaaatcatacacacatattatattttatccagGAACTACCCAAAATTCACTTAGAAAAAACATAAAGCTAACcgataatatatcaataagtatttatggtactggtggtagagctttgtgcaagctcgtctgggtaggtaccacccactcatcagatattctaccgcaaaacagcagtacttgttattgttgtgttccggtttgaaggatgagtgagccagtgtaattacaggcacaagggacataaaatcttagttcccaaggttggtggcgcattggctatgtaagcgatggttgacatttcttacaatgccaatgtctaagggcgttaggtgaccacttaccatcaggtggcccatatgctcgtccgccttcctattctataaaaaaaaatacaaatgggCAAAGGCGTTTTTTTCCgttaaattttagtattattattcgaatttaCCACCTAAACGTTCGACGTGTATCAAAATTTCTcgctttaagaaataaaaaagagcAACAGACTCAAATCATTACGTTAAATCTCATCTCGACCTTTTTAATTTTCCAATAATAATACGAAAACATTTTACGACTTCAGTGATATGTCTTTGGTATCTCTATGGTATGTCAATTTTGACGAAACccaacttttgttttttttaatataaatattaactattaatttttGCGTGTCATTCTAGGTAGAATCTACGTTCCGAAACGGTGATTGCAGTGGTaggatttacatttaaattattttataaaatgattatttcaatttttagatATGaggtctatttgaataaagatttttaattttgattgtatACATGGTACAAGTCATTAGTCACAACATTAAAATGTGTAATTGCCTCTTATTTATCTTCTAGTACGACTAAAACCAAAAAGGGGTCACGCGAACTGCATCAAACCTTATTGACCTCACTAAATGGCTTAGTGTGTTCTGTAGCTTTGTAATCTTGAGATTCGGCTTAATTtgaagcttattattatttatccataGCAGTCGAATTACGTGACATGCTTATTTTTGCAACGGATTTTGTCTTAATATTTTAGGATGaattggtcgaaataaatgtacaatgtaGCAATGTTACTtctaatactaatatattatagtactaATAGTTTCAATGACAATTCACCAAACCTACCTCTGCGTTATATTTGAGATGAACGTTATATTTAAGTAGGTATTGAATTTCTAGACTAACTTTCAAACGTTCGATCTATGTGTATGTAAGTATATCATAGATACAAAATCTATaccattcattttttaattttttttttgttaatcctAACCTATATCATGATTTACGTGCTGTATTTGATtccgtattttttaaataggtaagtGGAAGCTTTAacattcttataatttataaatgcattTACTTACCTCTATGTATCAGCTCCTCAAAGCTGGTCACCACCAAACCCTTTCTTACATTTCTCGAACTGTCCCATATCTTAAAAGGCCTCTTCCCTCTAACCTCCTGATAAAAATAAGTTcagatttaaaaagtaaaaaaatacagcttacaaaattatatttagtatccactttatttaaattattattcaattggtATTTTAATTGATAGCGTCTTTTAAAAATGACCAATATTCttggtaatattaataaaaaactttgagaTTCATGGAACCAACTTATTCGCACTTTATTCGTCTGAAGCTTTTCAATCAGattcaataaaaagtaaatgttgcCTGAATATAATAAGCGATGCAATTCAGATTATTGGTTCctatattaaactaattttattacaaagcctttaatatatataaccgaaattattttcacatttcaaataaaGTGTATATGAAAATTATCATGCACAAATGGAATGAGGTACAAAAATGAGGCACTAATGTAGGGGTAAGTTTGTAATGTTTTAGCAATTTGGACAAAATAACGAGAGCAGCGGTTATGCAATGAGCTACGTTACTACATGTATCTCTATCTATCGCATGTGTGTGAAATCTAAAATGGTCTTCGGCATTTCATTGATTATAAATAGGAAAAGGAAAtcgcattatttttaaaattaaggtttaatatataaaaaatttggtAATACGCGATAAGTTTgagtataataaatgaattaaatacaataattaatcttgatattataaattcgcTTCCTAAACAGTTTTAATGGACAaggtaaaaacataaaaatagaacatataAACTTTTCGCTTACTATTTTTCTGCatgactttaataatttatattttttcaagacAAACTTTGTATACTTTATATAGATTGTATTCTCACCATTAAATCAGATTTCAAAAGTATTCGATATTAGGGAAATGAAAAGAAGAAACGTATTCATGTCACAAAATCATTCTACAAAGAACGGTTCATGCATAGTGTAGGTGCTACGGCGTAGCGGCTACGTATCGTAGCCGGCGTCCGTAGAGCCTGCACTGGATGCAGCGGTGCAACGCCCGAGCGACCTGCGCCCCCTCCCCTGCTTGCCCTCCCCGTGTTCCGCACCCCCCTCACTGACACGCCCCTCGCCGCACGCACTGTGCGTTGACCTACTGACATCGCCCTCAAC contains:
- the LOC126770031 gene encoding uncharacterized protein LOC126770031 isoform X2, translating into MEVRGKRPFKIWDSSRNVRKGLVVTSFEELIHRGKEKLSVAASEPVRLVLESDGTQVEDGEYWRTLPPNTVLLLLRQGERWYPTGVDVIKAAISAIPKIVCETIHALELHDETPSWKIMDNKGRVTVVLHWDQRPQASPAARSPSRQAKPDRRPSLVIQTSLDRPQPPPPHITVVNHDEPGPARARLSRASSSLDHHVHTAECRAAAPPTHATPPAPPAHSQHPHRPPTDECDFHCCALHEEGRRIAVHKSVATSPIQDSQPRASPQGRPKGHVRFLDAESARRGERDSSESETENTLVEDEAVTSEKFLLLIDQLSVDQKRHLTIKDIGIILERLSSKILDVERLDRESESDDCYNWTIKATIRGDAMRELGVIYNGNYYAISEHPGYREENEEAGDEGEEEEEEDRL
- the LOC126770031 gene encoding uncharacterized protein LOC126770031 isoform X1, producing the protein MIVEIQEEVRGKRPFKIWDSSRNVRKGLVVTSFEELIHRGKEKLSVAASEPVRLVLESDGTQVEDGEYWRTLPPNTVLLLLRQGERWYPTGVDVIKAAISAIPKIVCETIHALELHDETPSWKIMDNKGRVTVVLHWDQRPQASPAARSPSRQAKPDRRPSLVIQTSLDRPQPPPPHITVVNHDEPGPARARLSRASSSLDHHVHTAECRAAAPPTHATPPAPPAHSQHPHRPPTDECDFHCCALHEEGRRIAVHKSVATSPIQDSQPRASPQGRPKGHVRFLDAESARRGERDSSESETENTLVEDEAVTSEKFLLLIDQLSVDQKRHLTIKDIGIILERLSSKILDVERLDRESESDDCYNWTIKATIRGDAMRELGVIYNGNYYAISEHPGYREENEEAGDEGEEEEEEDRL